The stretch of DNA TTATGAACTCTGGGAGCAGGTTCCGGTTCCCCTGTGCTAATATAACCGTCTGAAACACTCGTTTGTACCACTGTCCATTACCCTGGTAAATGGCAGACTGGACCGAGCAACAGGAGGTCCAGACGATGATCAACAGTAGCATGCAGAGGATGTATTGTATGTGAGTGGAAATGGTACTGCTGATCtcatatttgtgcttttatgtatttttgtttttatgaataaatttattttattgttgtattgcAGTTTTTGCCCCTCCTTCCAAGAGAAATTTCTCCTATGGGACACTAATAAAGATTATCTTACTAGTCTCCCACTTTTCAGTGAAATCATTGGGTTGTTTTCAGGTGTGAACTTTTAACATCCTGGTCATTTTGTCTCCAGGTCATCAGTCCGTTCGGCTGGAGGGAGCTAAGGATCAGTGCGCCGGGCGGGTGGAGGTCTGGAAGGACAGGATGTGGGGCACGGTGTGTGACGACAGATTTGACCTGAGAGAAGCCAACGTGGTTTGTGCCCAGCTGGGCTGTGGGACCGCTCTAAAGGTGACGGGTCAGAATGGATTGTTCCCTCCAGGGAGCGGACCGATTCACCTAGACGAGCTGAACTGCACCGGGAACGAGCAGAACCTGTGGTTCTGTCCGGGTGTCCAGGAAAACTCCGACTGCGGACACAAAGAGGATGCTGGTGTGGTGTGTTCAGGTCAGTTTCCATCAAACATCTGGTCTGTTGGACATGAACTGTCCAAGCTGACGTGTTTCTGCTAATGTCCACATTTGGACACAAACGCTTCTTAAGTTGAGCTTTCTGTAGAGCCCTGCTTAGGTTatattcacactgcagcctgaagtgacccacatccgattcatttatttattttacctcaaCGTGTCCTGTtcctgatcttttcatgacggATCCGATTTTTTCCAATGCGACGCAGGCCACTTGGTTATGTGGTCCTGAATCCGATACATATCGGATCTTTTCAAATGGAACCCGTCTGTACAGGCAGGTGGCATTCATCCAACCCCATCCAACCCCATCCAACCCAACGTCtttgatactcgacaaacgtcgCTATTCCGCGTCCTGATACGCGCAAGCGGGAAAAAGGAAACAACCACCGTGGCGAACCGTAACGAAGATCAAGTTGTTGATGTGCTGCTCCGGTCGGACATCGACTTCAACACTGTAAGCTAagctccaccgttagcatctATGTTTACTTCCACAAACCCTGAGCACTTCTTCTGTTATGGCGGCTGGCAGAACACTGCGCTTGCTCTCTGagtgacgttattgcgccctctactgcgcatgcgggacactttcaggtcgtttgcaGCTCACTGGAGGTCACAGTCAAGTCGACTTTCTTTGTGTGAACGGccacaaagaaaatcaaattgaGCATTAAAGCCTGCAGGGAGGACGAGGCCttatttcagtttctgtttctttaaagtaataaaGAATCTGAACTTTGAAGAAAATCCTTGAATTTAAATCTAAACGTTACAGATTAACTTGAAACTTTTCTCTGCCTGTTTTTCCTGCAGTATCTAAGGCGTCCTTCGGAGTCACCACAGCAGGTGTGACTGAGTTGACAAGCATGgggttaaattttttattatttaaaaagaaaaaagagactAATTGAATTTTTAAGAATATCAGCTGTATCTGTGAATCTCTGAATATATCTGATGTCTGTCCGTTGCTcccagctcctcctgcagccgcCCCTTCTCCAGAACATCTCTGCATCATATTTCTGTCTATTGCAGTGCTTGGTCTGGCCATCCTGAACCTGGTTCTCTGCTGCCTTTTCTGCCACTGCCACGGTAGGTCCTCGTCTCCTCACCTGGTAAACTTCTGTAGGGAAAAACACCTGCTCCAAATCCAGCATTAAAGTTGGTTCTAACGTTTGCAAAGGTGAGCCCAGCAGAGCCGTTGGTTTGAAGAACCTGATGAACGTGACTCTGTGGTCGACgaagtggaaacaaaaatggaccAAAGCTTGAAGAAGCATCGATTGTAAAATTCTGATTTATAGATCACAAGTAATGTGGAATAAATATTAATCATAAAGTCTAGtttaacaatgaataaaaacattaaaacaaaaataaaccacttctcactttatatttattcaaaatataattctaatatctaaaatattgtaaaaatgtattatgcTGTGTGTCACCAGCATTGATgccataattaaataaataaaggtcaGCGGAGATGACGTCACATGACCAGCAGCAGAGCCACCGCCATGCTAACATTCCTCTCTGTTGTTCTACATCACAggagtcaaactccaggcctccagtcgcagtcctgcagtttttagatgagccacaggtacaaaacactggaatgaaacgtcttcatcacttcctggtgtagatcggttctccagagccttaatgacctaattattctgttcaggtgctgcagcagaggcatgtctaaaagttgcaggactgcgggcctacaggactggagtttgacaccctgtCCTACATGATGATGACAAATCAGGGAGACTCAGAGCAGCTGTCGTTTAAAGTGAGCATGGAGCTTGAAATCCTTCCCTTCTGCTCTGTAGACAGTAGAACTGCGATGCTTCGGTCTGAATTCCTCGTTTCTCCTGTTCTGAGGCGTTTTACAGAAACTgggttttttaaatgtgaaggaGACATTTCCACCCTCCAGGTTCCACTCCACCCCCTTCGGCCATTTCTGTAGTTCGGTAGCAGCGATTATCTACCGGCAGAGAAACTTTCTACATATTGGAGCCAGAGTCTGACCCAGagcagcagaacctgcagaaccgCGCATTCACATGAAGGCATGGCAGTGATGGTGTGACTGGATTTACTCCCTCTGCATCCACACCAACTAGCTACAATATGGAGCGTAGTTTAACTACAGCCCATGCATGTCAGATAACTATTCACATATTAATGCTACCACAATATGAATGCATTAAACGAAGGACGTCGCCGAATGCATTTGGATCATTTTTGTTCCCCAAgacaaaatcagcaaaaactAATAATTATATCCAAAGCATGCAGAACAGTTGTATCCTCCAGGAGGCAGCTAGCAGCTAGCACACAGCGCTAACAGGAGGCTCAATGCTGACCAATGGCCAGGACGTCATTACCAACACAGCATTCGTGTCTGAAATCAGCTTTGCTGTCACTTTAGCGTTATTAGCAGCTTAGCGCTTCGCCGTGTCTCTCGTTTCCATAGAGAAGGAACTGACCCTCAATCAGACCAAGTCTTTCAGAAAATCCCTCCTGATATCCTGGCGGAGGTTCCTGAAACACTCGTCCTTCAGTCCAAAAACGGACTGGCGTTAATACACGCATTACTGaatgttttaaacagatttaatcTCATAAATTCTGCAAATGTTCCTGCAGTTTCTTGTGTAGGAACTATTTCTCAATTTTTAGTTAAATCTTAGAATTTAGGGGGGGCGCTAGTGAGCCAAGATGGAGTAAAGACGGATATTTCAGAGCTCCTGCAGGCTTATTAATATTTTCGCTTTAAAAACCACAACTGCTCACTAATTGTGACCTAAATCGGATTGATAAAGGTGTTGGACTATAAAGAATTCCGTTCCAGTGAACGTTACTTGTTAAATGGCGGATAAACTTCGAAAGTTCAAGTACGACGGTAACACGGCAAAGCTAACGGCTAACACCAGAGCCACGAGGCAGCGTACTCCAGAAGGCGAAGACCCACAACCCAAGAGCCCTGGTATGAGTGAGGAGTTGAGAGCCGATATCCTAACCTCTATAGGAGGGGAAATCTCCAAAATTATAAGGGAGGAAATGAGGAATGCGCTGTCTGAAGAGTTCACCGCTCTCAGTATCAGTCAGCCAGTCAGTCTCAGTATCAGTCAGTATCAGTATCAGTCAGCCAGTCAGTATCAGTCAGCCAGTTTGTCATCAGTTGTCAGTCAGTATCAGTCAGCCAGTCAGTCTCAGTATCAGTCAGCCAGTCAGTATCAGTCAGCAGTCAGTCTCAGTATCAGTCAGCCAGTTTGTCATCAGTTGTCAGTCAGTCAGTAAAAGAACCGGTGCAGGAATCAGAATAAGAGCAGTAGCAGAATCCTGTGAAACCTGTAACCTGTTTTGTCTgaacagtgaaataaaacaaagaaactgcaTTTTGACCCTTTTTGATCTTTTGGACTGTGTAAGCCAGAACCCATGGTGCATCAGTGActatttgaattgaattcactttttgttttgatcacgtttaattaagttttaagttttggatttttgagtttgagtttTTGGACAAATGGTCACTACCTCTTGTGTCTGtggttttcttcctttttattactttaaatgaTGTAAATAACCTTCGATTAATACTTTTATTTGCTTGTATCCCgcttttggtctttttttccTAATAGTTTTAGCTATGGTTAACTTCCGGTATGATGCTTTTGTTCTGTAGAGACAACTTCCGGTTTGGGATCTTTGCACGTCAGTTTCCGCGTTTGGCGTGACGTGGCTCGGTCGCTTCCGGTctgctgaaaatgtcattttacacTCGgtgcttgtccaaggtaacaattaatgatgaacatcgacCCGAAGCTCCaacaataagctggagaaagattttaagatgttcgcctcgttatacgtTCACTGATACTAAGGTGAGTTTTACtgtctttaaactttgtggctaacattagctttagcttatctcgcaatattctctgacatttttctcatcaaaatGTGCCATTTAAGTCCTAAACATTTGAATCTGTTCTAaaggacaatgtttttaccttatttaTTGTCGTTGTGTTGAACAGAggccaagtaacggggatttaaCGGTTCACAGGATTCACAAGATACACCTggagaaatgtcttctggaccagagtttcttaaatttacagatggaatgaatcaacaggttGTACTTGGGACGTCTCTCCTTAGCGCTCAcgtagcagacctcacttcatttaagccacctgactctaacgtcccagaggatccatcactctgcgtttctgaggtctgaggtCGGGTCCAGACTTTATCCTTACGCCCTTCTtgctccagaatgtgtctggccccccggcactgcagaacagggcattacctgtccggatcactacaagaaaatttacaagaaacagaaacataaaatacaggggacctaattcaaacatcagatTGATCCCCTGCCTAaaggaacctcagactgaagatttcttggcctccaagtcacttaaactctTTTAAATcccagatctctctgtgctaaagctccattaattaatgatttcatcactgagcataatatcCATGTTATgttcctgacagaaacatggttgaatgataataatgaatcgatcgtactaattgaatctgcgcctcctaactacaatttcttcagtgagaatagaaaacataaaaaaggaggaggcgtggcttcaatatttaagaataccataaattgtagtaaaatctctttgggtctCTTCACCTctttgagtatcttggaattgaggttaaaggccacaaacgaactttgactgtaactctatacaaaactccaacttttgtggaaaatttctttactgacttgaattaacttctatctcttatatgtattgattatgattgtttaataattgtcggtgatttcaacattcatgttgacaacccccaagacagaggggcaaaaaagctcgctaatattttagagacttttggtttaacacaacatgtcaaacaagcaacacacactcaaggacacacactggacctggttatcagtaaggctgtgaatatttccaatgtctctgtaactgatgtcgcctgtcgcatcacttcctgttatctttgaaagttctttatcttttaacccacttggacaaacagcaaccatcacaaaacgttctctcactgaaaacacagcagaaacttttaatctaatctactcttcttcctcacccttaagctgtaatgatgtagataagttggtaaaagattttcagtctaaagtctcagatattattgattccattaaaatgaaggttgtgaattagaaaattaataaaatcagattattaatctgaacatccactataaagtcagaaCCAATGCtgagcccaaacaaaacaaatacaggaaaaatgacccaatttcaactagttaattataaaaccctacaggaaattataagtcaactaagctcaagttcctgctgtctggatgtcctagatctataactctagaacatttctttaagaaagtcctgcctgttattgctgctgatctgatccagatagtaactcatcgctctcatcaggcgttttcccccaggctctgaaaacagcagtaatcaaaccacttataaaaaagaacaatctggacaaatcactaatgcagaattacaggccgacctctgacctctgacctcccattcatcagcaaagttattgaaaaagctgtttaaacaattaactagcttcctaactataaccaaccgctttgactccttccagtctggtttccatggttaccacagcacagagactggcctagtcaaagtgttcaatgacatccatataaatacggactgtggcagaaccacagtgctggttctgttggacctcagtgttgaccatgacatattactgagtcgactggagagttgggtcggactctccggtccagtgcttaactggtttgaatcctacataaagaacagggatttctttgtttcaattgaaaacttttcatcaaagaggtcaaaggtcacatgtggggtaccccaaggttcaatcctaggaccccttttattcaatatttatatgctcccactagctcaggttataacaggaaataatattagctaccataactatgcagatgacacacagctctacattacgatgtcaccaggtgacctttgaccccatccaatcactgaacagaagcttagaacagataaatgtgtggatgtgccaaaactttctccagctgaacagaaacaaaactgaagttattatttttggacctaaagaggaacaatctagagttacagatctagagttatagatctagagttatagatctagagttatagatctagagctatagatctagagctatagatctagagtcatagatctagagttatagatctagagctatagatctagagttatagatctagagtcatagatctagttatagatctagagtcatagatctagttatagatctagaattatagatctagagctatagatctagagttatagatctagagctatagatctagagttatagatctagagctatagatctagagctatagatctagagtcaatgcacagcttcagttattacaactaaaaccaGTGATCAGGctaaaacctgggagtagtgatggactctgacctgaacctccagagccacataaagacagttacaaagtcggccttctatcacctgaagaacatttccaggattaaaggactaatgtctcagccagatctagagaaactcatccatgccttcatcttcagtcgtattgattattgcaacagcgtcttcacaggtctgtccaacaaatcaatcaaacagctgcagctgatccagatgctgctgctggcgttctgactaaaaccaggaagatagagcacataacaccagttttaaagtccctccactggctccctgtagctcaaagaatagactttaaaatactgttgttagtttataaatcactgaacggcttagcaccacaatacattaaagatctgctgttgttgtatcaaccttccagacctctcaggttctggttctggttctgctctgcatccccagaaccagaaccaaacgaggagaagcagctttcagcatctatgcaccacaaatctggaacaaacttccagaaaactgtaaaacagctgaaacactgacttcctttaactctcgactaaaaacccacctggttaggattgtatttgaaatgtaatcaattacaaatttattgatggaacttgacttaatgattgattctatgttgctttgtgtttctgtgtttgtaacgatgtaaagcactttgaaatgtcttgctgctgaaatgtgctatactaataaaatgtgattgattgattgattgattggttggttCGGGCTTTTTGCTTCCGCAGAGAGGAAACACAAcgagcccatagcttaacagtagagcagctctggtgtcagaggtcagctgactgttcaggttcaaagttgttgcttttataaaaacatggccgtgttccttaaggtctccgtgttacttCGATTTATTACCTTTGCATGTTTCtagtgaagcaggacggtgtttccagcagtgtgtacaggcgggtcagtagctcggctgtctggctctggtctgctctctggttcccataaactctttcaggctgaatacagaagtgattccatggaaataacacaggaggctcctttaccttctgctttaggctgaacaagttgatccggagtgaagtgaaggctgtaaactttgctgtgctgcgttagctttaactggtagcgacgaatatttacaagccaccatcttcttaattcaggatcgtttggaaatccatgaaaacttaaaagccctttatattaggaagacaataatgttcatagtattgttttgtttgcgtctgaaatacgactttgtcttttctagctgccatggtaactcaaagcggaagcAAGAAGCCGCATTTTACCCATGTGGATATGACGCGCAAAGAACCCAATGCAGCTTAATGGCAGCTAAAAGACGGAAGATGTGTTGTAATGAAGCTGATCAAATGTATTATGTTATTAGTGGCCCCTTTAGTAGAGGCGAATGGTGTGCATGGGGATAAATTTGTTTCACAGTcattcaaacaaaaactaatctcaattttaaaaaataaattgtggtCATAACTTTTGGAATTGTaatgaattttaattaaacaaaagttttgtttaaaaaatagcttttttctcttttttttagatcaaaatCGCTCATTTTGTCTcatgaagtgaaaaaagttatttgtaaaacaaagttaTTCGTGCATGTCAGAAATCTTTGGTTGCGATTCTCTCTGGTTTTGATGCTTCCTCTTTATGGTTAAACTCAGAGTTTTGATTACTGGAAACATGAACGTCATCCCTTATGTTTAAGGGAGGCTTCTTTCAAGACGAATGTGTCATGAAATGATGGGTGTAGGTGGTGAGGTGTGGATGGACTCGGTCAGACCCAGGTTTTGTTCAGAAGTGAGTTTTAATGAAGATCTCAGGCAGATAAAACCAGGAAGCACAGGTGACGCGAGAAGAAGAAACTAACAGGGACAACAAACACTGACATAAAACCATGACAAGGATCGGCGGGGAGCAGGTGACACAGGTGGGTTAAATACACAAGGGACTAATCAGGGGACCAGGAGACAGCTGGGGACAAAATTAACTGGAAAACGCATACAAAACTCAAATCACCACAGAACGATGCGAGACGTGTCCCTATTGGCTAGCGCTGACTGAAGCGGCAGACTCTGACACCCTCCCACCTCCGAACCAAACCGTGACCGAACAACATATTATAAGATTTCAGGCCTCTCAATCATCTCCGGTGTTGTTCCATCACCTAAGGGAGGCTTCTTCCATCTCACTGCAAAACTATCTCCTGCTCACCTGCATTTGTTAAAAAGGAGTTTGGGGTCAcctgaaaaaatgtattttagaaagaatCAGAAATCCAATGAGTTGCAACCTGAATAAAAAATAGACTCAAGACATGGCAACCGATgctaatttttattaaaaccttttacTCAATTGTGAAATGAGTAGCTTTGGACTTGGTCATTGTGTTGACAATTGATAACATTAATAATTCAACATTGGATCCGTTTTTCAGATTGTTTATTTTCCCAATCACCGATATTCCTGACTGAATTCAAAGCATTGCatttagttcagcattcaacactgtcatcccatcacaactcattaccaaactcacagacctcggcatcagtccactcatgtgtaactggttgctcgacttcctgaccagtcgacctcaacatgtccggctggacaaccacttctcatccaccatcatcataaacaccggagtgccacaaggctgtgtgatgagtcccttcctctactccctcttcacctacgactgcagaACTGTCCAcggctctaacgccatcatcaagttcgcagacgacaccacggtgatcggcctcatcagagataatgacgaggccgcttacagggaggaggtagaccgtctggctgagtggtgcgacaaaaacaacctgcagctgaacaccgagaagaccaaggagcttatcgtggacttcaggaggaacgctgacccacatccacccatccacattaaggggacagtggtggagcgtgtggacacctttaagttcctgggagtccacatctccgaggacctgacttggacgaccagctgctccaaactcattaagaa from Xiphophorus maculatus strain JP 163 A chromosome 13, X_maculatus-5.0-male, whole genome shotgun sequence encodes:
- the LOC111610644 gene encoding scavenger receptor cysteine-rich type 1 protein M160-like isoform X1; protein product: MKLLQLLWILQLSSLSPVLLDVFTPDPLTTETPEEFDYDPYVHHLDATCRWTLRMPGDSTRRPVPVPPDYLDILTKQVCKDLKCGKVHTVKKTTSPVNSKCFHDCLLRDWRLKSCLQTLTAGCIVAMEVVCGHQSVRLEGAKDQCAGRVEVWKDRMWGTVCDDRFDLREANVVCAQLGCGTALKVTGQNGLFPPGSGPIHLDELNCTGNEQNLWFCPGVQENSDCGHKEDAGVVCSVSKASFGVTTAAPPAAAPSPEHLCIIFLSIAVLGLAILNLVLCCLFCHCHGEPSRAVGLKNLMNVTLWSTKWKQKWTKA
- the LOC111610644 gene encoding scavenger receptor cysteine-rich type 1 protein M130-like isoform X3 produces the protein MKLLQLLWILQLSSLSPVLLDVFTPDPLTTETPEEFDYDPYVHHLDATCRWTLRMPGDSTRRPVPVPPDYLDILTKQVCKDLKCGKVHTVKKTTSPVNSKCFHDCLLRDWRLKSCLQTLTAGCIVAMEVVCGHQSVRLEGAKDQCAGRVEVWKDRMWGTVCDDRFDLREANVVCAQLGCGTALKVTGQNGLFPPGSGPIHLDELNCTGNEQNLWFCPGVQENSDCGHKEDAGVVCSVLGLAILNLVLCCLFCHCHGEPSRAVGLKNLMNVTLWSTKWKQKWTKA
- the LOC111610644 gene encoding scavenger receptor cysteine-rich type 1 protein M130-like isoform X2 yields the protein MKLLQLLWILQLSSLSPVLLDVFTPDPLTTETPEEFDYDPYVHHLDATCRWTLRMPGDSTRRPVPVPPDYLDILTKQVCKDLKCGKVHTVKKTTSPVNSKCFHDCLLRDWRLKSCLQTLTAGCIVAMEVVCGHQSVRLEGAKDQCAGRVEVWKDRMWGTVCDDRFDLREANVVCAQLGCGTALKVTGQNGLFPPGSGPIHLDELNCTGNEQNLWFCPGVQENSDCGHKEDAGVVCSVSKASFGVTTAVLGLAILNLVLCCLFCHCHGEPSRAVGLKNLMNVTLWSTKWKQKWTKA